Proteins encoded within one genomic window of Solibaculum mannosilyticum:
- a CDS encoding cysteine-rich KTR domain-containing protein — protein sequence MQQEKWILCPVCNNKTRLRIREDTEIKNFPLYCPKCKQENLINVKNLNISVITEPDALTQSR from the coding sequence TTGCAACAAGAAAAATGGATTTTATGTCCTGTATGCAATAATAAAACCCGATTAAGAATACGGGAAGATACAGAAATAAAGAATTTCCCACTATACTGTCCGAAGTGTAAGCAGGAAAATCTTATCAATGTAAAAAATTTGAATATTTCAGTTATCACAGAGCCAGACGCATTGACGCAGAGCCGATAA
- a CDS encoding RNA polymerase sigma factor produces the protein MKYSEQFMEHLEYAFAAFCKIVLRNAAISAYRDWGRKQKHEVSLDYLMSETSFEPFATDNYFEQHVYEKPTVFVVQGKEVVVTSRRLADALANLSEQRRTVLLMNFFLGYSERKIGNEYGRSRSTVSYWKLAALKQLRKELEETKYEE, from the coding sequence ATGAAGTATTCTGAACAATTCATGGAGCATCTCGAATATGCCTTTGCCGCGTTCTGTAAAATCGTTCTCCGCAATGCGGCAATCAGCGCGTACCGCGATTGGGGACGGAAACAGAAGCATGAAGTATCACTTGACTATTTGATGTCGGAAACGTCTTTTGAACCGTTTGCAACCGACAACTATTTTGAGCAGCATGTTTATGAAAAGCCGACTGTTTTTGTTGTGCAAGGGAAAGAAGTTGTCGTTACAAGTAGACGATTAGCCGACGCATTAGCTAATCTGTCAGAACAAAGGCGCACTGTTCTGCTGATGAATTTCTTCCTCGGTTACAGCGAAAGAAAAATCGGAAATGAGTATGGAAGAAGCAGAAGTACAGTAAGCTACTGGAAACTGGCGGCATTGAAGCAGTTAAGAAAAGAACTGGAGGAAACTAAATATGAGGAATAG
- a CDS encoding helix-turn-helix domain-containing protein, translated as MRNRKLIPFETIEKAVAGEPEAIDAVLRHYTARIKYLSTYRGHINDDIQDRLKAQLIKAILQFRFDR; from the coding sequence ATGAGGAATAGGAAACTGATACCCTTTGAAACCATTGAGAAAGCTGTTGCCGGCGAGCCGGAAGCCATAGACGCGGTACTGCGGCATTACACAGCGCGGATTAAATATCTGTCTACCTATCGCGGGCATATTAACGACGATATTCAAGACCGTCTGAAAGCACAGCTTATCAAAGCTATCCTGCAATTCCGTTTTGACAGGTAA
- a CDS encoding phosphotransferase family protein produces the protein MELGTLIASSENVDVYQQGNIVIKLFKEGCPKTLALYEALTHARVEDTGLSIPRIHEVSVIGSRWAIHMDCIEGKTLAQVMEEDPEHKADHIQQMVEIQLEIHAKKVPKLSKLKDKLKRQIDSLDCIDDVKKYELQTRLDSMPKHIKLCHGNFMPENIILNQNGTFIVDWVAARQGNASADVGRTYLLLSLKDPEMAEQYLNMFCKKTNTSKKYVQEWLPIVAAARLTENRPEERDLLMKWIDVVAYE, from the coding sequence ATGGAATTGGGCACATTAATTGCATCGAGTGAAAATGTCGATGTCTATCAACAGGGTAACATAGTTATCAAGCTTTTTAAAGAGGGATGTCCAAAAACTTTGGCGCTTTATGAGGCATTGACGCATGCCCGGGTAGAGGACACGGGATTAAGTATTCCGCGGATTCATGAGGTGTCGGTCATAGGGAGCCGATGGGCCATCCATATGGACTGCATCGAAGGCAAGACTTTAGCTCAAGTGATGGAAGAGGATCCGGAACATAAGGCTGACCACATCCAGCAGATGGTGGAGATCCAGCTGGAGATTCATGCGAAGAAGGTGCCGAAGCTGAGCAAGCTCAAGGATAAGCTCAAACGGCAGATTGATTCGCTGGATTGCATCGACGACGTTAAAAAGTACGAGCTGCAGACGAGGCTGGACAGCATGCCCAAACATATTAAATTGTGCCACGGCAATTTCATGCCGGAGAACATTATCCTCAACCAAAACGGGACCTTTATCGTGGACTGGGTGGCAGCCCGTCAGGGGAACGCCAGTGCCGATGTGGGGAGGACCTATCTTCTGCTCAGCTTGAAGGATCCGGAGATGGCCGAGCAATATCTCAATATGTTCTGCAAAAAGACCAATACATCCAAGAAATATGTGCAGGAGTGGCTGCCCATCGTGGCCGCGGCCCGCTTGACGGAAAACCGTCCGGAGGAGCGGGATCTGCTGATGAAGTGGATTGACGTAGTGGCATACGAATAA
- a CDS encoding [Fe-Fe] hydrogenase large subunit C-terminal domain-containing protein: protein MLTLQELYNHLAKSSLNGNLDQEVKRFHKDPETRHSLDCLLHPEKHPVVWRTADCDCSEEEKARCASRCLFDALHVDEKGNVSVDVDQCVGCSQCIDRCKAEHLAASKDVLPVLAAIKEEDRPVYAIIAPAFLSQFSNHVTPGKLRAAFKQLGFTGMVEVALFADILTLKEALEFDATVQTDQDFLLTSCCCPMWIAMIRKVYHQLVPHVPGSVSPMVACGRVIKHLRPGATVVFIGPCLAKKAEAKEKDIADAVDYVLTFQEVKELFDLVELDPAGLPEDEREHSSKAGRIYARTGGVSQAVKSTVARLRPDRSITVHARQADGVPACREMLNALKEGKITENFLEGMGCQGGCVGGPRAIIDRKIGAQHVDEYGEEAPYETPLDNPFVLELLKRLGFDTVEDLLKHDTIFTRRFD from the coding sequence ATGCTGACACTACAGGAACTCTACAACCATTTGGCCAAAAGTTCACTAAACGGCAATCTGGATCAAGAGGTCAAACGGTTCCATAAGGATCCGGAAACCCGTCACTCCCTCGATTGTCTGCTGCATCCGGAAAAACACCCCGTGGTCTGGCGGACTGCCGATTGTGATTGTTCGGAGGAAGAAAAAGCAAGATGCGCCAGCCGGTGCCTCTTCGACGCCCTTCATGTGGACGAAAAAGGCAATGTGTCGGTGGATGTAGATCAATGTGTAGGATGCTCCCAGTGTATCGACCGCTGCAAAGCCGAACATTTAGCAGCCAGCAAAGATGTTCTCCCGGTGTTAGCCGCCATCAAAGAGGAAGACCGGCCGGTCTACGCCATCATCGCCCCGGCCTTTCTCAGCCAGTTCTCCAATCACGTCACGCCCGGAAAACTGCGGGCCGCCTTTAAACAACTGGGATTTACCGGCATGGTGGAGGTGGCTCTTTTTGCCGACATCCTCACACTCAAGGAAGCATTGGAATTCGATGCCACTGTCCAAACCGATCAGGATTTCCTATTGACCAGCTGCTGCTGTCCCATGTGGATCGCCATGATCCGGAAGGTGTACCATCAGTTGGTGCCTCATGTTCCGGGATCGGTATCCCCTATGGTGGCCTGCGGCCGCGTCATCAAGCATCTCCGTCCCGGTGCGACGGTGGTGTTCATCGGCCCATGCCTTGCCAAAAAGGCTGAGGCTAAGGAAAAAGACATCGCGGATGCAGTGGATTATGTCCTCACCTTCCAGGAGGTCAAGGAACTTTTTGATCTGGTGGAGCTTGATCCCGCCGGTCTCCCTGAGGACGAAAGGGAACATTCCTCCAAAGCGGGCCGTATTTACGCCCGTACCGGCGGCGTCAGCCAAGCCGTCAAAAGCACGGTGGCCCGCCTTCGTCCCGACCGCTCCATTACCGTCCATGCACGTCAGGCCGACGGCGTCCCCGCCTGCCGCGAGATGCTGAATGCTCTCAAGGAAGGCAAGATTACGGAGAACTTCTTGGAAGGTATGGGATGCCAGGGCGGATGCGTAGGAGGACCCAGGGCCATCATCGACCGGAAAATCGGTGCACAGCATGTGGATGAATACGGAGAGGAAGCCCCTTATGAGACGCCGCTGGACAATCCCTTCGTATTGGAGCTTCTAAAACGTCTCGGATTTGACACGGTGGAAGATCTCCTGAAGCACGATACGATTTTTACCCGTCGCTTTGATTAA
- a CDS encoding ABC transporter ATP-binding protein, with translation MSKQTSPRRRGPMGHGPMGASGEKAKDFKGTSKKLLKYLGKYKVSIAVVILFAIASTIFTIVGPKILGKATTKLFEGVMEMVGGSGSGIDFGYIGMILGSLLGLYLVSALFSYIQGFLMSGVSMKVTYNLRRDISIKIHKLPLKYFDQRSYGEVLSHITNDVDSVSQTLNQSLTQIITSATTLVGILVMMFSISWQMTLVALCIIPLSLFFVLFIVKRSQKYFKSQQDYLGHVNGHVEEMYGAHTLVKAFNGEEQSGKTFDQYNEKLYNSAWKSQFLSGLMQPVMNFIGNLGYVAVCILGGYLAIQGRISVGDIQAFIQYVRQFTQPITQVANISNILQQTMASAERVFEFLDEKEAEPDTDHPASTDNIQGSVEFKHVKFGYHSDRIIIKDFSARIKPGQKVAIVGPTGAGKTTMVKLLMRFYDVNSGEILVDGINIKDFTRNDLRSLFGMVLQDTWLYNDTIKENIRYGRLDATDEEIYAAAKAAQVHHFVRTLPGHYNMVLNEEASNVSQGEKQLLTIARAILADPKILILDEATSSVDTRTEVLIQKAMDNLMKGRTSFIIAHRLSTIRDADLILVMRDGDIVEQGTHQELLEKGGFYANLYNSQFERQGEGA, from the coding sequence ATGAGCAAACAGACCTCTCCTAGAAGGCGTGGACCTATGGGACACGGTCCCATGGGAGCTTCCGGCGAAAAGGCCAAAGACTTTAAGGGGACTTCCAAAAAGCTGCTGAAGTATTTGGGGAAATACAAAGTATCCATCGCCGTAGTTATTTTATTTGCCATTGCCTCCACCATCTTTACCATTGTGGGACCGAAGATCCTGGGAAAAGCCACGACGAAATTGTTTGAAGGCGTTATGGAAATGGTAGGAGGTTCCGGATCGGGCATCGACTTTGGCTACATCGGCATGATCCTGGGATCCCTGTTGGGATTGTATCTCGTCAGCGCCCTATTCTCCTATATTCAGGGCTTCCTGATGTCAGGCGTATCCATGAAGGTGACTTATAATCTCCGACGGGATATCTCCATCAAGATCCACAAGCTGCCCCTCAAGTACTTCGACCAGCGCAGCTATGGTGAAGTGCTGTCCCACATCACCAACGACGTGGATTCCGTCAGCCAGACCCTCAACCAGAGTTTAACCCAGATCATCACATCGGCCACCACTCTCGTCGGGATCCTGGTGATGATGTTTTCCATAAGCTGGCAGATGACGCTGGTAGCGCTCTGCATTATCCCACTCTCGCTGTTTTTTGTACTGTTTATTGTCAAGCGGTCCCAAAAGTACTTTAAGTCGCAGCAGGATTACCTGGGCCACGTCAACGGCCACGTGGAAGAAATGTACGGCGCCCATACCTTGGTCAAAGCCTTCAACGGCGAAGAACAGTCGGGCAAGACCTTTGACCAGTACAATGAAAAGCTCTACAATTCCGCTTGGAAATCCCAATTTTTGTCCGGCCTCATGCAGCCGGTGATGAACTTCATCGGGAACTTGGGTTACGTGGCCGTGTGTATCCTGGGCGGATACCTTGCCATCCAGGGACGTATTTCGGTGGGTGACATCCAGGCGTTTATCCAGTATGTCCGCCAGTTTACCCAGCCTATCACCCAGGTGGCCAACATCTCCAATATTCTCCAGCAGACCATGGCCTCGGCCGAACGTGTCTTTGAATTCCTGGACGAGAAAGAAGCCGAACCCGACACCGATCATCCGGCGTCCACCGATAACATCCAGGGCAGTGTGGAGTTTAAACACGTAAAATTCGGATACCATTCCGACCGCATCATCATCAAGGATTTCTCCGCCCGCATCAAGCCGGGACAAAAGGTGGCCATCGTCGGCCCCACAGGCGCTGGAAAGACCACCATGGTCAAACTGCTCATGCGGTTTTACGATGTAAACAGCGGTGAAATTTTAGTGGACGGCATCAACATCAAAGACTTTACCCGCAACGATCTGCGGTCCCTCTTCGGCATGGTGCTTCAGGATACCTGGCTTTACAACGACACCATCAAAGAGAACATCCGTTACGGACGTCTCGACGCCACCGATGAAGAGATTTATGCCGCCGCCAAAGCCGCCCAAGTGCATCATTTTGTGCGCACTCTGCCCGGGCATTATAATATGGTGCTCAATGAGGAGGCCAGCAACGTCTCCCAGGGCGAGAAACAGCTTTTGACCATCGCCCGTGCCATTCTAGCCGATCCCAAGATCCTTATTCTGGACGAAGCCACCAGCTCGGTGGACACCAGGACCGAGGTGCTCATCCAGAAGGCCATGGACAATCTCATGAAGGGACGCACCAGTTTTATCATCGCCCACCGTCTTTCCACCATCCGCGACGCCGACCTCATTTTGGTCATGCGGGACGGCGACATTGTGGAACAGGGGACTCATCAAGAACTGCTTGAAAAAGGCGGGTTCTACGCCAACTTGTACAACAGCCAGTTTGAACGTCAGGGGGAGGGAGCCTAA
- a CDS encoding ABC transporter ATP-binding protein has translation MKKLGKYLKPFALVLVACVVLLFAQALCDLNLPNYMSDIVNVGIQQSGIDHASPEAISQNGLQLMTAFMTEEDQQSVKDHYTLVSTGGSGEEYDNQVKEYPLLAQEDIYIRQTNDSEELDQLDDIFGKASWTMINTVKDMAAQTGDQEGESLSSDNMADIDITTLYPMIPTLQQIPSSVIDSARQEAEQMQQSMRDQTGAVFVKLFYQELGMDVGGIQMGYIFRTGLLMLLIALGGIAATILVTFFASRVSAGVAKSMRRDLFHKVESFSNSEFDQYSTASLITRTTNDITQIQMLLVIGIRILCYAPIIGIGGTVMALNKSSSMAWVIALACVLLIGVMLVLYKVAMPKFKSIQKLIDKLNLVSRENLNGLMVIRAFGTQEFEKKRFDTANQNLTKTNLFVNRSMALMMPVMMFIMNGLSLLIVWVGAQQISQSAMQVGDMMAFIQYAMQIIMAFLMISMMFIMIPRAAVSLNRVAEVLDTKPVIVDPEQPKDFDQNKRGVVEFKHVNFRYNGAEEDVLHDITFTAKPGQITAFIGSTGSGKSTLINLIPRFYDVTGGEILVNGVDVKDVPQKRLRDQIGYVPQKGVLLSGTIASNLRYGDEEASDEQIQKAAEVAQAMDFISQKEDGFQNEISEGGSNVSGGQKQRLSIARALVKNAPIYIFDDSFSALDFKTDAALRKALKEYTSDSTMLIVAQRVSTIMQADQIIVLDEGRIAGIGTHQELLKYCPVYYEIASSQLSKEELE, from the coding sequence ATGAAGAAATTGGGGAAATATTTAAAGCCCTTTGCCCTGGTACTGGTGGCATGTGTCGTGCTGCTGTTCGCGCAGGCGCTGTGCGATTTGAATCTGCCCAACTATATGTCGGATATCGTCAATGTAGGGATTCAGCAGAGCGGTATCGATCATGCATCGCCTGAGGCCATCAGTCAAAACGGATTGCAGCTTATGACGGCCTTTATGACCGAAGAAGATCAACAAAGCGTGAAAGATCATTATACTCTGGTCTCCACAGGAGGATCCGGGGAGGAGTATGACAACCAGGTAAAAGAGTATCCATTGCTTGCGCAGGAGGATATTTACATCCGGCAGACAAATGATTCGGAAGAACTGGATCAATTGGATGATATTTTTGGCAAAGCCAGTTGGACCATGATCAATACCGTCAAAGATATGGCAGCCCAGACCGGGGATCAAGAGGGGGAAAGCCTTAGTTCGGACAATATGGCCGATATTGATATCACAACCCTGTATCCCATGATCCCGACATTGCAGCAGATCCCGTCCTCTGTGATAGATTCGGCCCGTCAGGAAGCCGAACAAATGCAGCAGTCCATGCGGGATCAGACGGGCGCCGTATTTGTGAAGTTATTCTACCAGGAACTTGGCATGGATGTGGGCGGCATCCAAATGGGATATATTTTTCGCACAGGCCTTTTGATGCTCCTGATCGCGTTGGGCGGCATTGCGGCGACGATTCTGGTGACCTTTTTTGCATCACGGGTATCGGCCGGCGTGGCAAAGAGTATGCGGCGGGATTTGTTCCATAAAGTGGAGAGCTTTTCAAACAGCGAATTTGACCAGTACTCCACCGCCTCCCTCATCACCCGGACCACCAATGATATCACACAGATCCAGATGTTGCTCGTCATCGGCATCCGTATTCTGTGCTATGCCCCGATCATCGGCATCGGCGGCACTGTCATGGCCCTCAACAAGAGCTCCTCTATGGCATGGGTCATTGCGTTAGCGTGCGTGCTTCTCATCGGAGTCATGCTGGTGCTTTATAAGGTGGCCATGCCCAAGTTTAAGAGCATCCAGAAGCTCATTGATAAACTGAACCTGGTATCCCGTGAAAACTTGAACGGCCTGATGGTCATCCGGGCCTTTGGTACTCAGGAGTTTGAGAAAAAGCGGTTTGATACCGCCAACCAGAACCTGACCAAGACAAACTTATTCGTCAACCGGTCCATGGCACTGATGATGCCAGTGATGATGTTTATCATGAACGGGTTATCCCTTCTTATCGTATGGGTCGGCGCCCAACAGATTTCTCAGTCCGCCATGCAGGTGGGTGATATGATGGCCTTTATCCAATACGCCATGCAGATCATCATGGCATTTCTGATGATTTCCATGATGTTCATCATGATCCCCAGAGCGGCCGTATCCCTCAATCGTGTGGCCGAAGTGCTGGATACCAAACCGGTCATTGTAGATCCGGAGCAGCCGAAAGACTTTGATCAAAACAAACGTGGCGTGGTAGAATTTAAGCACGTCAATTTCCGCTACAACGGCGCGGAGGAGGACGTCCTTCACGACATCACCTTCACCGCCAAACCCGGCCAGATCACCGCGTTTATCGGATCCACGGGATCGGGCAAATCCACCCTCATCAATCTTATCCCCCGGTTCTATGACGTAACAGGGGGAGAGATCCTGGTGAACGGCGTGGATGTCAAGGATGTCCCCCAAAAGCGGTTGCGGGATCAGATCGGGTATGTTCCTCAAAAAGGAGTATTGCTCAGCGGTACCATCGCCTCCAACCTGCGGTACGGGGACGAAGAAGCCAGCGATGAGCAGATCCAGAAGGCGGCCGAGGTGGCCCAGGCCATGGACTTCATCAGTCAGAAGGAAGATGGATTCCAAAACGAGATTTCCGAAGGCGGTTCCAACGTATCAGGCGGCCAGAAGCAGAGGTTGTCCATCGCCCGGGCGCTGGTTAAGAACGCCCCCATTTATATCTTTGACGACAGCTTTTCGGCTCTGGACTTTAAGACCGATGCCGCTTTGCGGAAAGCGCTTAAGGAGTACACATCGGACAGCACCATGCTGATCGTGGCCCAGCGGGTCAGTACCATCATGCAGGCCGACCAGATTATCGTGCTGGATGAAGGTCGTATCGCGGGCATAGGGACCCATCAAGAACTGCTGAAATATTGTCCGGTGTATTATGAAATTGCCAGCTCACAGCTTTCAAAGGAGGAATTGGAATGA
- a CDS encoding MarR family winged helix-turn-helix transcriptional regulator, producing MLEETQAKKLMESMRRLKKVAGKIHLNGDVPQGEFFMLHTIRSEMRKQCENGAVPVEGITISQLSRQLHIAMPTVSQTISILEEKGLVQRLTYRHDRRKVYVALTEYGRMMLERMAQQMSGMMDEVMDRLGEENVEQLIGLIDKLYDILDDIQKQTTKTANH from the coding sequence ATGTTAGAGGAAACACAAGCCAAAAAGTTGATGGAATCCATGAGGAGGCTCAAGAAGGTAGCTGGGAAAATCCATTTGAATGGGGATGTTCCGCAAGGGGAATTCTTCATGCTGCACACCATCCGCAGCGAGATGAGAAAACAGTGTGAAAATGGAGCGGTCCCGGTGGAGGGCATCACTATTTCCCAGTTAAGCCGTCAGCTCCACATCGCGATGCCGACGGTATCTCAAACCATCAGTATTTTAGAGGAAAAGGGGTTGGTACAGCGTCTAACCTACCGGCATGACCGCCGCAAAGTGTATGTGGCATTGACCGAATATGGCAGAATGATGTTGGAACGCATGGCCCAACAGATGTCCGGCATGATGGACGAAGTCATGGATCGTCTGGGGGAGGAAAATGTAGAGCAGCTCATTGGACTTATCGACAAACTATATGACATTTTAGACGACATTCAGAAACAAACGACAAAAACGGCAAATCATTGA